In Companilactobacillus allii, one genomic interval encodes:
- a CDS encoding ATP-binding cassette domain-containing protein: MDKFIEVKGARSNNLKNVSIRIPKNKITIFTGLSGSGKSSLVFDTIAAESQRLLNETYSSFIQRMLPTYEVPKVDQISNLPVSIIVDQKKIGGNIRSTVGTATEIYTGLRLLYSRLAKPFIGYSMIYSFNNPDGMCEVCQGIGEVNHIKIDKLIDFDKSLNDGAINFPTFQPGGFRWLRYTESGNFDNDKKIEDYTPEELKLLLYDKGSKPLNPTDKWPKTALYVGVIERIQKSIIEKAKNKYTDKLKSVMDIDICPECLGTRVNKRIRSAMIDNKSIADCVEMPIDELIDFLNHIKRNASTSLILKNILNRLQSLNMVGLNYLTLSRSTNSLSGGESQRIKMTKHLNSALSDVLYIFDEPSVGLHPEDLIGINKIFKMLRDKGNTVLLVDHDPDIIKIADNVVEMGESSGKNGGRITFSGTYQELLKSNTITGKSLSEKHQINTQRKNFKKYYQLSDVSLFNVKYASVKIPKNAMTVVTGVAGSGKSTLIRRLFVGKYPDSIVFDQSQIKGSSRSNILTYLGVFDDIRKLFAKKSHENVSLFSFNGQGACPECHGKGYIKFDLAYMGDVKQKCELCKGKQYNSEALEIRLNGRSIYDVLQLTASEALDLFDGVIAKKIQFLIDAKLDYLNLGQRLDTLSGGELQRLKIAKSLLNSMDNDVLILDEPSTGLHEADIANLLELFNKLLLANKTLIILEHNLKIISQADWIIDMGPHGGRYGGNIVFSGYVTDLLNCYDSYTAKHLRKFIKV, from the coding sequence ATGGATAAGTTTATTGAAGTAAAAGGTGCCAGAAGTAATAATTTGAAAAACGTTTCAATTAGAATACCGAAAAATAAAATTACTATTTTTACTGGATTATCAGGATCTGGTAAGTCATCTTTGGTGTTTGATACGATTGCTGCTGAATCCCAGCGACTTTTGAATGAAACATATTCATCATTTATCCAAAGAATGTTGCCAACGTATGAAGTACCAAAAGTAGATCAAATATCAAATTTACCGGTTTCAATTATTGTCGATCAGAAAAAGATCGGTGGAAATATTCGATCTACAGTTGGAACTGCCACAGAAATATATACTGGATTACGATTGTTATATTCTCGACTCGCTAAACCGTTTATTGGTTACTCCATGATTTATTCATTCAATAATCCTGATGGGATGTGTGAAGTGTGTCAGGGGATTGGTGAAGTCAATCATATAAAAATTGATAAATTAATTGATTTTGATAAGTCATTGAATGATGGTGCTATCAATTTTCCAACGTTTCAACCGGGCGGATTCAGATGGTTACGTTATACTGAATCAGGTAATTTTGATAATGATAAAAAGATTGAAGACTATACGCCAGAGGAATTGAAACTATTACTGTACGATAAAGGAAGTAAGCCACTAAATCCGACAGATAAATGGCCCAAAACCGCTTTATATGTTGGTGTGATTGAAAGAATTCAAAAGTCTATTATTGAAAAAGCAAAGAATAAATATACAGATAAATTAAAATCGGTTATGGATATTGATATTTGTCCTGAATGTTTGGGGACACGTGTTAATAAAAGGATTAGATCCGCAATGATAGATAATAAGTCAATTGCTGATTGTGTTGAAATGCCCATTGATGAGTTGATTGACTTTTTGAATCATATAAAACGTAATGCTAGTACTTCACTGATTTTAAAAAATATTTTGAATAGACTCCAAAGTCTCAATATGGTTGGTTTGAACTACCTGACATTATCTAGATCAACGAATTCATTATCCGGTGGAGAATCACAGCGAATCAAGATGACCAAGCATCTGAATAGTGCATTGTCAGACGTATTATATATATTTGATGAACCAAGTGTTGGACTACATCCCGAAGATTTGATAGGTATAAATAAGATATTTAAAATGTTACGAGACAAGGGTAATACAGTATTACTAGTAGACCACGATCCAGATATTATCAAGATTGCCGATAATGTGGTTGAAATGGGTGAATCATCAGGTAAAAATGGTGGAAGAATAACTTTTAGTGGTACTTATCAAGAATTGTTGAAATCAAATACTATTACTGGAAAGAGTTTGTCTGAAAAACACCAAATTAATACTCAACGCAAGAACTTTAAGAAATACTATCAATTAAGTGATGTTAGTCTATTTAATGTAAAATATGCATCTGTGAAGATTCCTAAAAATGCAATGACTGTGGTAACAGGTGTGGCAGGTTCAGGTAAGAGTACACTTATTAGAAGGTTATTCGTGGGGAAGTATCCTGATTCAATTGTCTTTGATCAAAGCCAAATAAAAGGTAGTAGTCGGTCTAATATCCTAACTTACTTAGGTGTTTTTGATGATATTAGAAAACTTTTTGCGAAGAAATCACATGAGAATGTTTCGCTATTTAGTTTCAATGGACAAGGTGCATGTCCAGAATGCCACGGTAAAGGTTATATTAAGTTTGATTTGGCATACATGGGGGATGTTAAACAAAAGTGTGAATTGTGCAAAGGTAAGCAATATAATAGTGAAGCATTAGAGATTAGGCTCAATGGTCGTAGTATTTACGATGTTTTGCAGTTAACTGCATCAGAAGCTTTGGATTTATTTGATGGAGTAATTGCCAAGAAAATACAGTTCTTGATCGATGCAAAGTTGGATTATTTGAATTTGGGACAACGGCTTGATACATTGTCTGGTGGTGAACTACAAAGGTTAAAAATAGCAAAAAGCTTATTAAATTCAATGGATAATGATGTTCTTATTTTGGATGAACCAAGTACTGGTTTACATGAAGCAGATATTGCTAACTTACTAGAATTATTTAACAAGTTGTTGTTAGCAAATAAGACACTTATTATTTTGGAACATAATTTAAAAATAATTTCTCAAGCTGATTGGATTATTGATATGGGACCACATGGTGGACGCTACGGTGGCAATATTGTATTTTCAGGTTATGTAACAGATTTATTAAATTGTTATGATTCATATACAGCTAAGCATTTGAGAAAATTTATAAAAGTTTAA